A genomic segment from Glycine soja cultivar W05 chromosome 20, ASM419377v2, whole genome shotgun sequence encodes:
- the LOC114402516 gene encoding uncharacterized protein LOC114402516 isoform X2 — protein sequence MENKENINEWQQIEQFPELSEWNMVVINENYLVGDQASSTNNELSLLQIVPTTVTDPEVDGTSSPLTVSSSEGETAPLDWRVRVVSEAKKVLKVRLEGVRERVVGVASKVGNWAMCAGAFWSFTQVAGAAAAAAVLLSLVYVGIRRRRRRVGRRNVVVDPWVYLLKEKDEKISQLLFQIAQLNEMLSSRRKVLVHQIN from the exons ATGGAAAACAAAGAGAACATTAACGAGTGGCAACAAATCGAACAATTCCCCGAACTCTCCGAATGGAACATGGTAGTGATCAACGAAAACTACCTTGTTGGTGACCAAGCTTCTTCCACTAATAACGAACTCTCATTGTTACAAATCGTTCCAACAACGGTGACGGACCCGGAAGTCGACGGAACTTCGTCGCCGTTAACGGTGTCGAGTTCGGAGGGTGAGACGGCGCCGTTAGATTGGAGGGTGAGGGTGGTTAGCGAAGCCAAGAAGGTGTTGAAGGTGCGATTGGAGGGTGTGAGAGAGCGCGTTGTTGGGGTGGCTTCTAAGGTTGGTAATTGGGCAATGTGTGCGGGGGCGTTTTGGTCATTTACGCAGGTTGCCGGAGCTGCGGCGGCCGCGGCGGTGTTGCTGTCGCTTGTTTACGTGGGGATTCGACGGCGGCGGAGGAGGGTTGGTCGGCGGAACGTGGTGGTGGATCCTTGGGTTTATCTTCTTAAAGAGAAAGATGAG AAGATTAGCCAACTCTTATTTCAGATTGCACAATTAAACGAAATGTTGTCATCTCGTCGCAAGGTTCTGGTGCATCAAATCAACTGA
- the LOC114402516 gene encoding uncharacterized protein LOC114402516 isoform X1: MENKENINEWQQIEQFPELSEWNMVVINENYLVGDQASSTNNELSLLQIVPTTVTDPEVDGTSSPLTVSSSEGETAPLDWRVRVVSEAKKVLKVRLEGVRERVVGVASKVGNWAMCAGAFWSFTQVAGAAAAAAVLLSLVYVGIRRRRRRVGRRNVVVDPWVYLLKEKDEETPTLNGRFTDDSFSLTETPVAKFHNQLQKILED, from the exons ATGGAAAACAAAGAGAACATTAACGAGTGGCAACAAATCGAACAATTCCCCGAACTCTCCGAATGGAACATGGTAGTGATCAACGAAAACTACCTTGTTGGTGACCAAGCTTCTTCCACTAATAACGAACTCTCATTGTTACAAATCGTTCCAACAACGGTGACGGACCCGGAAGTCGACGGAACTTCGTCGCCGTTAACGGTGTCGAGTTCGGAGGGTGAGACGGCGCCGTTAGATTGGAGGGTGAGGGTGGTTAGCGAAGCCAAGAAGGTGTTGAAGGTGCGATTGGAGGGTGTGAGAGAGCGCGTTGTTGGGGTGGCTTCTAAGGTTGGTAATTGGGCAATGTGTGCGGGGGCGTTTTGGTCATTTACGCAGGTTGCCGGAGCTGCGGCGGCCGCGGCGGTGTTGCTGTCGCTTGTTTACGTGGGGATTCGACGGCGGCGGAGGAGGGTTGGTCGGCGGAACGTGGTGGTGGATCCTTGGGTTTATCTTCTTAAAGAGAAAGATGAG GAAACACCCACTCTAAACGGACGGTTTACAGACGACTCCTTCTCCCTCACTGAAACCCCCGTCGCTAAATTTCACAATCAGCTTCAAAAAATCCTAG AAGATTAG